One Cucumis sativus cultivar 9930 chromosome 1, Cucumber_9930_V3, whole genome shotgun sequence DNA segment encodes these proteins:
- the LOC116402667 gene encoding cysteine-rich repeat secretory protein 38-like, with protein sequence MQWGYAEEITPRACQTCLNNSITLLPKNCPSQVEAIGWYEHCMFRYSDLSFFSLMELSPGFYMTNSFNSSDPLRFTQAATNLLQRLTAEAALGDSRLKFAIGSGTIPNSPLFYGAVQCTPDMSAHDCTDCLLGAIAQIREYCDGKIGGRIQRPGCRLRFELDRFFQNQPASSPPPLPSNTTTSSSPRGSFNHISIFGLISF encoded by the coding sequence ATGCAATGGGGCTATGCAGAGGAGATTACTCCACGCGCTTGCCAAACCTGCCTCAACAACTCCATAACCCTTCTCCCCAAAAACTGTCCCTCTCAAGTGGAGGCTATTGGGTGGTATGAACACTGCATGTTTCGTTACTCCGACCTCTCGTTCTTCAGCCTCATGGAGCTTTCCCCCGGTTTCTATATGACTAATTCCTTTAATTCTTCAGACCCACTTCGCTTCACTCAGGCAGCCACTAATTTGCTTCAACGTCTCACTGCTGAAGCTGCATTAGGTGATTCTCGTTTGAAGTTTGCCATTGGAAGTGGTACAATACCGAATTCTCCACTCTTTTATGGGGCTGTGCAATGCACTCCTGATATGTCTGCCCATGATTGTACTGACTGTCTCCTCGGTGCTATTGCGCAAATTCGAGAATATTGCGATGGGAAGATAGGAGGGAGAATTCAAAGACCAGGTTGTAGACTTCGGTTTGAGCTCGATCGCTTCTTTCAAAATCAGCCGGCTTCATCGCCCCCTCCTCTTCCCTCAAATACAAccacttcttcttctccacgaGGTTCTTTTAATCATATCTCAATTTTTGGCTTAATCAGTTTTTAG